The window ATCCACCGCGTCCCAATCCCACCAGCACGCTGCGCCGGCAGCTCCACTGAACAGGCTTGCCCACAGCCCGTTATGCAGTGCCGGTTCGGCAGGTCCGCTGAAGCTGGTCGACCCGAACTCACCAACGAAAACGGGCTTGTTGAAGCCGGCGGGTGGGGCGCTCCCCAGCGCAGTGATCAGGTCCGCCGCGTAGACGTGGCGTTGCGCGTAGTCCACCGTTTGCCAAACGTCGCTCGAATACGGTATGGATGGCGAAGCGCTGGTCGTGATGAGATGCTGCCACGGGTCGGTTGCCCGAAGGTAGAGGGCCATTTCGCGGTGCCACATCGCGATGTCGTCCCACTTCTTGCCATGGGCGGCATCCGTATTCTCTACCTCGTTAAACAACTCCCACGCCATGATATGCGGCGAGTATCCCCAACGAGCCACAATGTACGAAAGCAGGCGCTTGGTATAAGCGCGGGCGGTGGGATCGGTAAAGAACGCATCCGGCCGTGACAGAAAGCCTCCAGTCTTGATGTTCCAGGGATTGTCATGCCAGGCGGGATTCACGTTACTGGAATCGGAAAACCCTCCGCTACTCGCGAACATACCGTGGTAGAAAATGGTGACCTGGAGATAGATTCCGTACTTGTCGGCCGCCTGAACGATCGCGTCCCATTTGCGCGCTGCAGGCAGGTCGATATCACCCGCCGGAACCTTATTGGTAGCCGATTCACCGAGGAGGTTGCGCCCATCCCACTCGGTCATCCAAACGCGCGCCCAGTTCTCGCCGGCAGCATGCATTTTTGCGAACATCGTCGGGATATCGGGGGCGCCGGTGTTCTGCCATGCCTGGTCTTGCCCTAAGGGGAAGAACCGTCCGCCGTCGCCGAAAGCAAAGGCGCCGTGATTTGCCAAATCGATACGGATGAAGCCAGGTCCAGGCTCGCCGGTGACATTCCACGACGCCGGTGTGAGGTTTTGTTCGTGGACGATCTGCTTGTTCACCAAAACGGAGACTACGGACCAGGCACCCGGAAGGGTGGGGCTGTACCGCATCCTCCAGGTCGACTGGCCATCATAAAAGGCGGTAACGTTGGCGGTTCCTCCGCTCGGCCGCTTCAGCGTTACCTGCACCAACTCGGACGTCGGATCGAACGGGTTTCCCTTCAGGCCGGCGAGGCTGAACGAACACTCGATCATTGGATATACGCCCTTGCCGATCACGCGGTCTGCCTGCGTCTGACCCCCACGATATCCGGCCCCGAGAGGCGTGTTATACGGTGATCCGATGTCGCCGCCAAGACCCTGGCCCAGCGTGGAGATATCCTGGGCGCCGCCACATCCGCCCAGCAACAACGCAACTGCGAGCACGCCGATAATCGCAATCCCGGACCTCAAGATAGACAAACGAGGGCAATCCGTTTCCCATACACGCTCAACTTTGTATCGCGTTACAGCCATTTCGCACTCCAATTAAACCCATTATAACACAGCCGGGCCCGCCGCAAAGGAGCCGCGGCCACAGTTGGAGAAAGATGCCGGTGATGTTAGCCGGACCGCACATTGACCCACCACTCGCGGCGATACCAGCGCTTCTGAATGAGCACCGGCTGACCTGCTTTCAAACCACCCTTCGCAACCCAATCCGCCTCGGCAAAGATGGCGTACCGGATAAGGCCGATCAGGAAGCCTGGCAGGCACGGACCAGCACGCCCGCACTCTGGGGCATTGTTCACGCCTCCCTGATCACCAACCTGGCTTCCACCGATCCCCGGATACGAAATGCTTCTGCCGGCGCGCTCGTAGCGGATGCCAACCTTGCCGCACGGTTGGGCATGCAAGGCGTGTGCTTTCATGTTGGCTACGCCAAGGGCCACGCGTCGCGTGAGGCGGCGCTCGAGGCCGTCTGTTACAAGCTGCGCGAGGTCGTCTCCAGGCTGGACCGTGGTGCGCGAGTTCTGCTGGAAAACGGTGCCGAGCGCGGTGAACTGGGTGAAACTGTGGCCGAGTTGGCTGCTGTTATAAACGGAATCCAGGCGTCGTCTGCATCCGTAGGCATTGTGCTGGATACCTGCCACCTGCATGTTTCCGGCTTCGATATGGCGGCAGCTGACTCCGCCGACAGGCTGGCCGGCCAGCTTGAGGATGCCGGACTGCTTGGGTTTGTGACCGCCTTTCACTTGAATGACGCACTGGCGGAGTGTGGCAGCTACCGTGATCGCCACGCAATCCCAGGCCAGGGCACCATTGGCGCCGGCCTTAAGCGGCTGGTGGCTAATCGAGCGTTTGCCGAGATGCCCTGCATCCTGGAGCTCAAGCTGGATGGCGCCCTCGCCGGCATTTCGTGGTTGCGGTCAACTTGATGGAGACAACCGATGCAGCTTTCTTACGCACAGAAGAGGCAGTTTGTGGATCTTGGCTACGTGGTTGTTCCTGGGGTGGTGCCCACGGCTCTCGTAAACGCGGCGCTACGTGCCATCAACGCTTGTCTCGACCAGGGACTGCCGGCCGAGCGCATGCAAGAGATGCGGGCGCAAAGCTACTGCAAAGAGATTCAGACGCAGCCTGTTATTTCAGACCTGTTTAACCGGTCGCCGGCGCACGCGCTGCTTGAGTCGATGGTCGGTGAGGGCACCATACCAGAGGCCACGGGCGCCCAGATTGCGCTCCGCTTCCCATCGCTAGCCGATCCTCCGCGACCGCCTTCACCGCACATCGACGGCATTCACACCCCCACGAACGGTGTGCCAAAAGGTGTGATCCAGAATTTCACGGGCCTGGTTGGCATCTACCTCTCCGGCGTAAATGAGGAGTATGCCGGCAATTTCGCCGTTTGGCCCGGGAGCCACGCCCGGCTGCAGCAGTTCTTTCGCGACACGAGTCCCGAGGCAATCCTGGATGGTATGCCGAAGATTGATCTGGGCGAGCCAACACAGATTATGGCTCAGGCCGGAGACGTTGCAATCTGCCACTATCTGCTGGCGCACAGCGCATGTGCCAATGTCTCGCCGTTCATCCGTTATGCCACCTACTTCCGGATGCACAAGCAGGGCCACGCCGAGCGGCTTCGGAGCACGATGGTGAATATGTGGGAGGAGTGGGACGGGCTGCAAGACATGCTGCTGGAGGAGGGGCGGTGAGCCGCTTACGGAGCGTGCGACGCGGCTGTATCACCATCGTGGCATAACACTACGTTTTGGCCAGACTGGTTGGTGGCAAGGTGTACCGGTTTTCGCCAAATGCGTGCGAGATACGCCAGAGTTCGTGATGTGTAATCTACATCCAGGTCCTTGCCGTCCCACGCATGCCGCAGCAGTAACTCGCCGCGGTGCATATAGTCGTCATCCTCAACAGTGATGATCGGTAAGCCGAAGTTGGTCATGCTGTCCACCAGGGTATCGCGTACCTTCTCCCAACCGGCGTCCTGCACTACCCACCTGGCTTCGCCACCAGAGTCATCGCGCCGGTACGTGTAGAGGTCCAGCCTCTCAACCAACGCGCGCGTCAGGTACTTACGCAGAAAGGTTACATCACACTCCATACTTCGAACCTCGAACAGCTTCTCCATGCCGCCGCCAGCCGCACGCTGGATCGGTTCTCCGCGCCAGTTTTCCTCTGGCGCCTCGTCACTGGTTTCGCCGTTCCAGCGCCGCTCGATGTCCCGCAGGATGGTGTAACCCACATAGTAGGGGTTGATGGTCATGCGTGATCCCGGGGAGATGACCGAAGCATGCAGCCGGCGGAACTCGAGGTGCTCCTCCGGCGTCAACGGAAGACTGGTGAGAATTCGCTCATGCCAGAACGAGGCCCAGCCCTCGTTGAGGATCTTTGTGCGCATTTGAGGGATGAAGTAAAGGGTCTCATCGCGGACGATATCGAGGATGTCGCGCTGCCACCGCGCCAGACTGGGCGCACGGTCACGCAAGAAACCGAGGAGATCGCGCGTCGGCTCCGGGGCTGCAGGTGAAGCGTCTCCGGCCGGCCGCTTTTCTACGCGGATATTCCATAGGTCATCGTATTCCGTGCCGGACAGCGAGGATGGCGCCTTACCACTGCCTTCATCCGGTTCAACCGGCGGGCGAAACTCGGCAGTCAGGCCCGGGTCAAAGTTGTCGGCAAGCGCAAGCGCTCCGTCGAGAAACAGCTCTACGGTATCCGTGCCGATGGTCTCCTCATACTTTCTAATCCGGTTACCATGTACACGAACCTGCTCGACCATCTGTCTGTTCGTACGCTCAAAGTAGGTGTTGTTCTTGAAGAAGTCGTTGTGCCCCAGCACATGCGCCACCACAAACTTGTGCGCGAGCATAGAGTTGCTGTCCAGCAAGAACGCCTGGCACGGATCGGTGTTGAACACAATCTCGTAGATGCGGGCAAGTCCGTATTCGTAAAGCGTCTTTTGGTGATGGTAGTCGCGGCCAAACGTCCAGTGCGAGAATCGCGCGGGCAGCCCGTAACTACCGAGCTCGTAAATGACGTGGTCCGGCGCCACCTCAAAGTGGGTTGGATAGAAGTCGAGGCCGCTCTGATGCGCTGCCTCCTGAATCAGGTCAATCCACCGTTCCAAATCGGCCCTTTCGGATGCGTTCATGATGCCACCTTCGCCATGACGCCCGGCTGCCGGCTGAAGAACCGTTGGAGAGCCGGCCAAACATCCTCGCGCGAGTTGATCTTGACCAGACACACACGTGGCTCACCGGCAAAAGCCTCGGCATAAGCCTGGCCGAGCGGGGCAAACTCGAGAGACCTGCTCGCAACATCCTCGGCGATCTCGCCGTAGCCCACGAGATTACAGATCTCCACCATTTGGCGCATCAGATCGACACATTCTGCGTCACCCCAGTTGTAGCCATCGGAGAACAGGAACGGATAGATGTTCCACTCTCTAGCGTTGTACCGACGCTCAATAATCTGCAGCGCCAGCCTGTACGCTTCACTCATCCGCGTTCCGCCGGAATCGCCGAGGCCAAAAAACGTATGCTCGTCTACCTCGTGCGCCTCCGTGTGGCACGTGATGAATACGATTTCAGCGCTCGCGTACCGGGTCTGGAGAAACCGCAGCATCCAGAAATAGAACGATCGGCATATATATGCCTCAAACTCGCCCATCGATCCGGATACGTCACGCATCGCGAATACCACCGCGTTGCGGTGGGGCTCCGTAACCATCTCCCAGGTCTTAAACCTCAGGTCTTCCCGGTGCACGCTCCAGCCCGGCGTACCGCTCCGCGCATTGCGCCGCCATGCCTCAAGCAAGGTCCGTTTGCGGTCGAGGTTGGAAGCGATTCCGCGCCGGCTGATGCTGTTGAATTCCGCCTGCTCGGACGGAATCTGCTGCACGCCACGCTCCTGCAGGTTCGGTAAGAACAGGTCCTCAAAAACCAGTTCCGCAAGCTCCTCCACCGTTAGCTCCGCTTCGTAGAAGTCGACTCCCGGCTCGGTCCCCGCCTCCTTGCCGGTTCCTTCCGCGGAAGCTGGCGCACGCCCGATGACGTCCCCCGGGCGTGTGCCCCCCGGACCCTGGCCAACATGCTCGGTGTCGTTGTCACCGTATCGGATTCGCGGCAGCTCCAGCCCTCGCACCGGCAGCTTGACGATTTTGCCCTGGTCAGCGGTGATGATATCCTGCTGACTGATAATCGCGCCAAGGTTACGCCTAATAGCCTCTTTAACCTTTTGGTTGTGCCGCTCCCGATCTCGATCCGCGCGGTGGTGCAAGTCCCACGCATCGGTGCTCAGCGAGAAGTCAGCGTCCATTTGTCCAGCCTCCCAACGCCGCCGCCCCTCACCGGTTCAGCAGCGTACCAACATACCGCAGCAGCTCATTGGCCGATTCCGGCACATAGCCCTGTTCACGGCACATGCGCTCTACCACTTCGTTGACCTTCTTCTGCTGCTCGATGTCCGGCGTCTTTGTGTTTGTAGTTATTTTTACGATATCCTTGAGATCGGTGAACAGCTTCTTTTCAAGCGCCTCGCGCAACCGCTCGTCCGAGGCCACGCTAAAGGCCTGTCCGCGACGCATCAGGGAAGCGACGCTGCGCATAATGCCTTCCCGGAACTCGCGCTTGGCGTTCTCGGTGACGCTGATCTGCTCTTCAATGGATCGCATCAACCGCTCGTCGGGATCCACATCCTCGCCGGTGATCGGGTGCTTCACCTTCTCATGGTTGCAGAACGCCTCCACGTTATCGATGTAGTTATCGAGCAGGGTCCGGGCTGACTCTTCGTAGGAGTAGACGAACGCGCGCTGCACTTCCTTCTTGGCCATCTCATCGAACTCTTTGCGGACTTCGTCGATGAAGCCCATCAGCCGATGCCGCTCCTCCTCGCTTGTGGTGTACTCCACCACGCTATCGCGAAGCGAGCGCAGAACGTCGATTGGTGTAACGAAGTGGCGGCCACTCTTCACCAACACGGCGGATATCCGGTTGATGATAAACCGCGGTGATACACCGTTCATGCCCTCATCCTGAAACTCGTCGTGCAGTTCTCGCACGTGTCTCTGGTCCCAGTCGCCGACCTGCTTTTCGCCGTCGTAAAGCTTCATCTTGGCCACCAGCGAGAGCCCGGCCTTCCGGCTGGCTTTCAGCCGGGTGAGTATTGCGAACATGCTCGCGACTCGCAGCGTATGCGGCGCAATATGGATTCGCGCCAGGTCAAGATCCGATCCCACGTCGTGGACGTCGCTTTGACCGATGAGCTTTTCGTAGATACGAACTTCCTCAGAGACACGCAGGTTGTATGGCACCTTGACCACGAAGATGCGATCTATCATCGCCTCGTTCTCTTTGTTTCCGAAGTAGGAGTTGTATTCGTACTCGTTGGTGTGCGCGATGACCATGACGTCGCAGTAGATCAGCGCAAACCGGCTCGCTTTGATAGTCTGCTCTCCCGCCACGGTATTCAACTCGTACAGGAACCGCTTTTCCGCCTTCAACATCTCGATGAACTCCATAACACCACGATTCGCGATGTTGAGTTCGCCGTCAAAGTTGTAAGCGCGCGGATCCGACTCGCGTCCGAACTCGGTAAGCGCCTGAATGTTGACGCTGCCGGTGAGCTCTGCCACATCCTGGCTTTTTGGATCCGCAGGTTTGAATGTGCCAATACCGACGCGGTTCTTTTCCGAGAAAAAGATCCGTTGCACCGGTACACCCTGCGTGTTGCCGTGCCACTCATGGTCCAGCCGGTACCTACAGACCGGGCATAGGTCGCCTTCGATATACACCCCATAATCGCGCCTGAAATCGGCGCGCAATTCATCCGGAACAAGATGCAGTGGCTCTTCATGCATCGGGCAGTCACGGATGGCGTACATGGCGCCGACGTCGGTTCTGGAGTACTGCTCCATACCACGCTTGATCAGCGAGACCAGCGTCGACTTTCCGCCTCCAACGGGTCCAACAAGCATGAGGATCCGCTTGCGAATATCCAGCCGGCGTGAAGCCGGGTTGAGATACTCTTCCACAAGCTGCTGCAGGGTCCGCTCCAGGCCGTACAGTTCGTCAAGGAAGAAGCGGTACCGCCGCGGCTGGCCCTCCGGCGTCTCCTCCATACCCGCCGCCATAATCATGTTGTATGTTCTGGCGTGAGCAAGGTCCACCACCGCACGCTTCTTGCTGACGATATCGAGATACTCGGCAAACGTGCCTTCCCAGGCAAGCGCGCGCTCCTGGCTCCGCTGCTCCTCGACTCGCTTCAAAAACTCGGTCGGATTCTGCTGTTCCATCTTCCTGGCTCCCATACTCTAAGCACAACTGCCACCGAAGTACCGCGCCGATTAATGAATACGCCCCGGTTCTGCCGAAAGGCATCACCGGGGCGCGTAAACGTTACTGCTGTCCGCGTCTGTGCCGACGCACTCGGTACTCGGTTCAGTACCTACCCGGTGCCCGCCCAATCCGACCGTCTGGTGGCGTCATCCGATATTCTTTCCTTTGCAGCGCATCCTCTATGAGGAGTGCTGACAACCTGTAGTACTGAATCACGGTGGCTGAATACACCCGTGACTGTACCGTATATCACATCTGAGCTACTGCGGCCAAGCGTACCACATCGCGTTTTTGGCGATAGATCGCTGCACCGTGTTCCATGTGTGTGGCCACTCATCGCCAACTGACGCGCACAACAACACCATCCGGGTCGTTTGGCCAAACGACGAGTACCGATCTACTGCCGTCATCCTGGATCAACTGTACAGGAATCTGCCGGCCAAGCATATCCACGCCACGGGCACCGATGGGCGTGCGACCTGCGGCAGAAATCCGAGCCGCCCCGTCAACGCCACGGGGACCGCGTACATACATCCCCGTTCGATCGGTGCTTTCCATTGTGGCCACAGTGCGGCCAGAGATAAAGTTGATATGTGGAATCGTGGGATGCGTAGACAGCTGGCACAACAGAGCCGTAGAGTGCGCCGGTAGATCACGAGTATCGGCTACCGCCAGTGTGGGCGAAAACAGGTCGATGGTAGGATCCGAGACGTGCACACCGCGGGCCCAGGCATGAATGGCCGTAAACTGGCCGCGCTGCACCCTCAAAGCGCCCGGCTCGCTGTAATCACCCCCTGCGAGCTGGTAGGCATACTGCGTAAGCGCGCGCAAAAGCCCGGCGGCACGCTCGCTGCTGCTGAAGAACGCCGCGGGTACGCCGACATTAATAACGGCGCCTTTGCCGAAGCGCTGCATCCAGATTACACTGCCGCCAGACCGCAGCGTATAGAGACAACCACTCGTATGGTTTGTATTATGATCAATGCCAGAATACAGCGTTGCCGGCCAGGTGGCGCCGATTCTCAACCTGGGGAACGCCCGCGCAAGCGGATCATCCGGTCCCGCAGCGAGCAAAGTGTGACCCAGATCGGGCTGAACCGAGGCGGCGCCTACAGAGAACCCGCCCGCAATATCCAGCCGGAGCGTCACGTGGGCGCCAGCAGGGATGTTATCGAATCGGTAGGTCCAGTTGCCGGAGCCTGCTACCGTGCGCGCGCCTTCAGCAATGCTGCTGCCGTTGTCGTATTCGATGAAGCGGTTCTCAAGGTCCGTCCCAACAACAAACGCGGCGGCAAGCGCTCCGTTGATGTGCAGCTCAAGGCTATAGAGTTGTACCGGAGGCTGTCCGGAAGACCCCGTGCTGAAGTTCAACGCCACACTGCCGCCTTTGGAGCATTCCGACGATATGTCAACCGAACGATTCAAACGGTTGCCGGTTAGGGACCCGCTCGGCGCGACCAGCACCGGCGCATACTGCCGTCCGAGCTCCGCCGGCCCGTTCACCGTATGCGGTGCTCCCGCGTCGCCAACGCCGCACGCTTGCAGGAGGCTTTGTCCCGGCGTTGTAGCTCCTGCGCCGAGCCACCAACTGCCGGGCACCGCGTTGAAGGGATCGGACCCCCCGAACAGTACGAGACTTCCGCCATTTCGCACCCAACTGGCCAGCGCCTGGTCCGTGGCGGCCGAGAGCGGCTTCTGGTAATCGAAACTAAGCAGCAGCGTCTTGTAGCCTGCGAGGTAGCCAGGCGAGGTCACACGGTCGAGGCTGAGCGCCTGGACGGGTACGCCTCGGCGCAGCAGCGGCAGCGTGAGGCCGAAAAAGCCGTCCAGCGAGTCGCCGGAACCCGGTCCGCGCTGCCACTGCATGGTGTCGGATGTAAACGCGCCGATACCCGGTGGCCCAGACGACTGAGTTTCCGCTTGCGAGTCGCCAATCTGCTGGAGCGCGGCGACCACGCTGTCAACCTCCAACGCGTAGTCCGGCGGAATCCGACCATAAACGCGCTCGGGCCAGGGCATCACTTCCCAGGCATTTACGGATGGAAACATCAGCGCTGCTGCCGCGGTCTCCTCGTAGTGTGAGCGATAGTCCTGCATGGTTCGCGCAGGATCGTCCTCAACCGGGTCCATCAGGAACCAGAGCTTCTTGCCGGTTCCGCGCATCAACTGGGCCAATGACGAGTACTCGAGCCACGCAAGCGAAAACGTCCTGTCGCGCCGTATGCCGGCGTACGGCACCGGCGTGCGGGCTGTACCGGTCCAGACCTGGCCGACAACCTGCTGCACCTGCGGCAGCTGCGCGATTGCTGCTTGAGGGCAAACGATGCCCCACATCGCATAGTTCAGTGGACTGTGGAATGCTACGAGTCGCTTTGCGGTTGGCGCGTGATTCTCTACGGATGACAAAACGTCGCCAATGTGAGCGGCTTCCAGCTTGGCCATCGTCTGCCCTGCGGCCCAACGCGCCGCGGCACTGGATGCAGGATCTTGCCACGCCTGACCTGTCATTGCCCGAAATGCCGCTTTGAAATCCGCCTCATATCCGGCGGACGCCCAATACTCCGGCTCCTCCAGGCACACGCCCTGTGAGCCGGCATCCAGTGCGCTGATAAACGCCGAGCTCTCTGCAGCGCTTCGTGCAGGTGTTGGCGTTACGTAGTAGCTATCGGCAATATGCAGTGGCTGACCATTTGCGGAGCGCTGTACCCCGCCGGGATGCGCTTTTGCGAACGCTCCATTTGCGCGCGAACCTCCCATTGTCCACACCCGATAGCCACGCTCTTTCCACGAACCGATTACGAGAGGATCGTCGGTGTAGGCGAACACCGCGTCTGTCTGTAAGTCGATCTGCGGAGCCGCGGCCTGGGGCGTTTGGGTGACGGTAACCGGCGAAGCGGGGCGGCGCACCACGTGAATTGGTGGGTGGTCTGTCAACCCCTGGAGCAGGAACTCAGGCACGGAATCTGGTAGGCCGGGATGAACGGTAGATGCCAATGTCTGGCTGTACAATAGGCTGGACATGTTCGCGGCGCCGGACTTGGCCGATACCATAACTTCCACGGCGGCTCCGGTCCAACCAGCAGGCATTCTCCAGGTCGTAGTCTCGGCTCCGCCGACGTGCGAAGATGTCGACGGCAGCGGTTTTCCGTTCGGATCCAGTGGCGCCGCCGACAGGCCGGCTGCCGTGGCGTTTAACGTGAGACTGCAGTCGGACCCTCGGGAGGCGGGTAGGGCATAGACGGCGAAGGCGCCCGCCGGAAACACGCGCAGCGAGCCACTAAGCGTGGTTGCGCTGTTCTTGACGATTGCCGATGCCTCGGCTGGCTGGCCGGGAATCAGTGAGACCGGATAGAGGGGCGGAATGGCCATGGAACACGGTGAGGATAGCGCCGCGGCCAGCAAGA of the Armatimonadota bacterium genome contains:
- a CDS encoding DUF5060 domain-containing protein is translated as MSILRSGIAIIGVLAVALLLGGCGGAQDISTLGQGLGGDIGSPYNTPLGAGYRGGQTQADRVIGKGVYPMIECSFSLAGLKGNPFDPTSELVQVTLKRPSGGTANVTAFYDGQSTWRMRYSPTLPGAWSVVSVLVNKQIVHEQNLTPASWNVTGEPGPGFIRIDLANHGAFAFGDGGRFFPLGQDQAWQNTGAPDIPTMFAKMHAAGENWARVWMTEWDGRNLLGESATNKVPAGDIDLPAARKWDAIVQAADKYGIYLQVTIFYHGMFASSGGFSDSSNVNPAWHDNPWNIKTGGFLSRPDAFFTDPTARAYTKRLLSYIVARWGYSPHIMAWELFNEVENTDAAHGKKWDDIAMWHREMALYLRATDPWQHLITTSASPSIPYSSDVWQTVDYAQRHVYAADLITALGSAPPAGFNKPVFVGEFGSTSFSGPAEPALHNGLWASLFSGAAGAACWWDWDAVDKQNLYSTYRAAADFLDASGMLSRGRLTPITANTTTQNLATLAFAPGGGWASASAAASAFTVTPEGPPTGIDRFPSFLQGIGHRDMQPAPLTFKVTYDQPGTCRVTVGQVARSGARLVVAVDGVPVSRSFAPGNADYAPLSKDAVLSAPVPAGSHTITISNTGADWVTLNRIALTHYASALGGEMLATRNYAAGWLYNRADAPAAGKLMLPHLAAGSYRITWWDTSAGKLAGSTDFTAARSAAAQQNVDVPAVSRDVAFYVETRRSAAATASRKAGKRANR
- a CDS encoding deoxyribonuclease IV; translation: MLAGPHIDPPLAAIPALLNEHRLTCFQTTLRNPIRLGKDGVPDKADQEAWQARTSTPALWGIVHASLITNLASTDPRIRNASAGALVADANLAARLGMQGVCFHVGYAKGHASREAALEAVCYKLREVVSRLDRGARVLLENGAERGELGETVAELAAVINGIQASSASVGIVLDTCHLHVSGFDMAAADSADRLAGQLEDAGLLGFVTAFHLNDALAECGSYRDRHAIPGQGTIGAGLKRLVANRAFAEMPCILELKLDGALAGISWLRST
- a CDS encoding phytanoyl-CoA dioxygenase family protein, producing MQLSYAQKRQFVDLGYVVVPGVVPTALVNAALRAINACLDQGLPAERMQEMRAQSYCKEIQTQPVISDLFNRSPAHALLESMVGEGTIPEATGAQIALRFPSLADPPRPPSPHIDGIHTPTNGVPKGVIQNFTGLVGIYLSGVNEEYAGNFAVWPGSHARLQQFFRDTSPEAILDGMPKIDLGEPTQIMAQAGDVAICHYLLAHSACANVSPFIRYATYFRMHKQGHAERLRSTMVNMWEEWDGLQDMLLEEGR
- a CDS encoding SpoVR family protein; this encodes MNASERADLERWIDLIQEAAHQSGLDFYPTHFEVAPDHVIYELGSYGLPARFSHWTFGRDYHHQKTLYEYGLARIYEIVFNTDPCQAFLLDSNSMLAHKFVVAHVLGHNDFFKNNTYFERTNRQMVEQVRVHGNRIRKYEETIGTDTVELFLDGALALADNFDPGLTAEFRPPVEPDEGSGKAPSSLSGTEYDDLWNIRVEKRPAGDASPAAPEPTRDLLGFLRDRAPSLARWQRDILDIVRDETLYFIPQMRTKILNEGWASFWHERILTSLPLTPEEHLEFRRLHASVISPGSRMTINPYYVGYTILRDIERRWNGETSDEAPEENWRGEPIQRAAGGGMEKLFEVRSMECDVTFLRKYLTRALVERLDLYTYRRDDSGGEARWVVQDAGWEKVRDTLVDSMTNFGLPIITVEDDDYMHRGELLLRHAWDGKDLDVDYTSRTLAYLARIWRKPVHLATNQSGQNVVLCHDGDTAASHAP
- a CDS encoding DUF444 family protein → MDADFSLSTDAWDLHHRADRDRERHNQKVKEAIRRNLGAIISQQDIITADQGKIVKLPVRGLELPRIRYGDNDTEHVGQGPGGTRPGDVIGRAPASAEGTGKEAGTEPGVDFYEAELTVEELAELVFEDLFLPNLQERGVQQIPSEQAEFNSISRRGIASNLDRKRTLLEAWRRNARSGTPGWSVHREDLRFKTWEMVTEPHRNAVVFAMRDVSGSMGEFEAYICRSFYFWMLRFLQTRYASAEIVFITCHTEAHEVDEHTFFGLGDSGGTRMSEAYRLALQIIERRYNAREWNIYPFLFSDGYNWGDAECVDLMRQMVEICNLVGYGEIAEDVASRSLEFAPLGQAYAEAFAGEPRVCLVKINSREDVWPALQRFFSRQPGVMAKVAS
- a CDS encoding protein prkA gives rise to the protein MEQQNPTEFLKRVEEQRSQERALAWEGTFAEYLDIVSKKRAVVDLAHARTYNMIMAAGMEETPEGQPRRYRFFLDELYGLERTLQQLVEEYLNPASRRLDIRKRILMLVGPVGGGKSTLVSLIKRGMEQYSRTDVGAMYAIRDCPMHEEPLHLVPDELRADFRRDYGVYIEGDLCPVCRYRLDHEWHGNTQGVPVQRIFFSEKNRVGIGTFKPADPKSQDVAELTGSVNIQALTEFGRESDPRAYNFDGELNIANRGVMEFIEMLKAEKRFLYELNTVAGEQTIKASRFALIYCDVMVIAHTNEYEYNSYFGNKENEAMIDRIFVVKVPYNLRVSEEVRIYEKLIGQSDVHDVGSDLDLARIHIAPHTLRVASMFAILTRLKASRKAGLSLVAKMKLYDGEKQVGDWDQRHVRELHDEFQDEGMNGVSPRFIINRISAVLVKSGRHFVTPIDVLRSLRDSVVEYTTSEEERHRLMGFIDEVRKEFDEMAKKEVQRAFVYSYEESARTLLDNYIDNVEAFCNHEKVKHPITGEDVDPDERLMRSIEEQISVTENAKREFREGIMRSVASLMRRGQAFSVASDERLREALEKKLFTDLKDIVKITTNTKTPDIEQQKKVNEVVERMCREQGYVPESANELLRYVGTLLNR